The following proteins are co-located in the Aggregatibacter aphrophilus ATCC 33389 genome:
- a CDS encoding type VI secretion system Vgr family protein: MNSVTVYQNTLFLILHNKPWCSPLKPHPIIRGTQVAHVTGPEGEEIYCDDWGRVKIRFPWDRVGSHDEHSSCWVRVSQGWAGAQYGSQMLPRIGQEVIVNFLEGDPDQPIITGRTYHSTTEPPYPLPKHKTRMTIKSKTHKGNGFNELRFEDEKGQEEIFLHAEKDHNHIVNHDETSQIGHDRTEQVSRNETVNIGHDRMETVGLDESLTINRDQMRHIGRNRISKIEKDNLLNIGNNYQVNVHADTIIKVGKDTTIEVAQNGEWLAGDLLESICKHFNIEGYEEVRLQGPAGEIVVNQEGITLIGNVRIEGELTEEGGSPEAVNPFDTKPNGTRPVDIQDLIIS; this comes from the coding sequence ATCAATTCTGTAACAGTTTATCAAAACACGCTTTTTCTGATTCTACACAACAAGCCTTGGTGCAGTCCATTAAAACCTCATCCGATTATTCGTGGTACACAAGTTGCCCATGTTACAGGTCCGGAAGGGGAAGAAATCTATTGTGACGACTGGGGCCGGGTGAAAATCCGGTTTCCGTGGGACAGAGTGGGCAGTCATGACGAACACAGTTCTTGCTGGGTGCGGGTCAGTCAGGGTTGGGCGGGTGCGCAGTATGGCAGTCAAATGCTGCCGCGCATCGGACAAGAAGTCATTGTCAACTTCTTAGAGGGTGACCCGGACCAACCGATAATCACCGGACGTACCTATCACAGCACTACCGAACCACCTTATCCGCTGCCGAAACATAAAACGCGGATGACGATAAAATCAAAAACGCATAAAGGCAACGGCTTTAATGAATTACGTTTTGAAGATGAAAAAGGTCAAGAAGAAATCTTTCTGCATGCAGAGAAAGACCATAACCATATCGTCAACCATGACGAAACCAGCCAAATAGGGCATGACCGCACGGAGCAGGTGAGTCGAAACGAAACCGTGAATATCGGACATGACCGCATGGAAACTGTCGGTCTGGATGAAAGCCTGACTATCAACCGAGACCAAATGCGCCATATTGGTCGCAACCGCATCAGCAAAATCGAAAAAGACAATCTTCTCAATATCGGCAATAACTACCAAGTGAACGTGCATGCGGACACGATTATCAAGGTGGGTAAAGATACCACGATTGAAGTGGCGCAGAATGGCGAATGGCTTGCCGGGGATTTACTGGAGAGCATTTGTAAGCATTTTAATATAGAGGGCTATGAGGAAGTGCGTCTGCAGGGCCCGGCGGGAGAGATTGTGGTCAATCAAGAAGGGATTACATTGATAGGGAATGTACGGATTGAGGGGGAATTGACTGAAGAGGGCGGTTCGCCTGAGGCGGTGAATCCGTTTGACACCAAACCGAATGGTACACGGCCGGTAGATATTCAAGATTTAATCATTTCGTAG